One Candidatus Bipolaricaulota bacterium DNA segment encodes these proteins:
- a CDS encoding tRNA pseudouridine(54/55) synthase Pus10, with the protein MCEHLGMEAQDMLELAKRIVRAGPICDECLGRAFARRGHGLTNRARGQALRTVLAMLGTEGKPGTCWVCGGLFDRVEDWAKRAASAASEYEFSTYLFGVKLTPRLAEMERFFQDRFPSDAYEPLKHSFNRAVGKEFERIAGRGTVDFHHPDISFTVDLATDSLRMHVASLYVYGRYRKLVRGIPQTHWPCRKCGGKGCPACNYTGKQYPESVEELIAGPFIAAAEAKGAHLHGAGREDIDARMLGTGRPFVLELISPKRRGLDIPALTEQVNQTAAGKVEIFGTRVTDKATVALLKETHAEKTYRAVVAFAGEVTEEQLQEALAGMIGPIAQRTPTRVSHRRANLVRQRRLISATARLLSPTEAEITLRTEGGLYVKELISGDDGRTHPNLSEVIGVPARVSALDVLSVDSPAFPDSLEG; encoded by the coding sequence ATGTGCGAACATCTGGGCATGGAAGCGCAGGATATGCTGGAGTTGGCGAAGAGGATCGTACGAGCAGGTCCGATCTGCGATGAGTGCCTCGGCCGCGCGTTCGCGCGCCGCGGCCACGGGCTGACGAACCGCGCCCGCGGGCAGGCTCTGCGCACCGTGCTCGCCATGCTCGGAACCGAGGGGAAGCCCGGTACTTGTTGGGTGTGCGGCGGGCTGTTCGACCGAGTCGAGGACTGGGCGAAGAGGGCCGCTTCCGCCGCCTCCGAATATGAGTTTTCTACGTATCTGTTCGGGGTGAAGCTGACGCCGCGGCTCGCCGAGATGGAGCGCTTCTTTCAGGACCGGTTTCCGAGCGATGCCTACGAGCCGCTGAAGCATTCGTTCAACCGGGCGGTGGGAAAGGAGTTCGAGCGGATCGCCGGCCGGGGGACGGTGGATTTTCATCACCCCGATATCTCGTTCACCGTCGATCTTGCAACCGATTCCCTCCGAATGCATGTGGCATCGCTCTACGTCTACGGGCGCTATCGCAAGCTGGTGCGGGGGATTCCTCAGACCCACTGGCCGTGTCGCAAGTGCGGCGGAAAGGGATGTCCGGCGTGCAACTACACGGGGAAGCAGTACCCCGAGTCAGTCGAGGAGCTCATCGCCGGGCCGTTCATCGCCGCGGCGGAGGCGAAGGGGGCGCACCTGCACGGCGCGGGGCGCGAGGACATCGACGCGCGCATGCTCGGGACCGGCCGGCCGTTCGTCCTCGAGCTGATCTCCCCCAAGCGGCGGGGCCTGGACATACCGGCCCTGACCGAGCAGGTGAACCAGACCGCGGCCGGGAAGGTCGAGATCTTTGGAACCAGGGTCACCGACAAGGCCACGGTTGCGCTCCTCAAGGAGACGCACGCGGAGAAGACCTACCGCGCTGTGGTCGCATTCGCAGGCGAGGTGACCGAAGAGCAGCTGCAGGAAGCCCTTGCTGGGATGATCGGCCCGATCGCCCAGCGCACCCCGACCCGCGTCTCCCACCGCCGTGCCAACCTGGTGCGACAGCGACGGCTCATCTCCGCCACTGCCCGCCTCCTCTCCCCGACCGAGGCCGAGATCACCCTGCGCACCGAGGGCGGGCTGTACGTGAAGGAGCTCATCTCCGGCGATGACGGGCGCACGCACCCGAACCTTTCGGAAGTGATCGGCGTTCCCGCTCGCGTCTCCGCGCTCGATGTCCTCTCCGTCGATTCGCCCGCGTTCCCGGATTCCCTTGAAGGTTGA
- a CDS encoding GNAT family N-acetyltransferase — MTEETAVHIQEWKERFPEKFVTPEQAFSHIHRGDRIFVGTGCGKPQFLVEEMVRYVRKHPKAFFDAEVLHVWTLGVAPYMQEEFKRNFRHNAFFISGNTRDEVNQGLADYTAIFLSQVPDLFYRRVVPIDVALVQVSPPDRYGYMSLGISVDIGRAAVDTAGCVICQVNSHMPRVHGDSFVHIDDVDCIIPHDEPLLEYESEVPDEIAHRIGKYVARLVEDGSTIQVGYGRIPNAVLANLSEKEHLGVHTELLSDGIVELMKRGVIDNSRKSLDRNKTVASFSMGHRETYEYLADNPAVEFRPVQYTNDPKIIAQQKRMTAINTALSIDLTGQATAESIGRIFYSGIGGQADFMRGAVLAPKGKSILVLESTAKGGEVSRIVPLLAEGTGVTLTRGDVHYVVTEYGIAYLHGKNVRERAMELIGIAHPKFRPWLLREAKKLNLIYKDQAYVPGERGQYPEELETYRTTKAGLEITLRPVKLSDEPLLKDFFYSLSDQSIYKRFISTRTDMPHERLQEFVVIDYTREMVILAVIGEPGQEKVIGVGQYGIDETTHTAEVALVVRDDYQNKGVGTELLNYLTYLAKRQGLLGFTAEVLVGNQPMLHLFEKAGFKIEKRREAGVYELRMLF, encoded by the coding sequence TTGACTGAGGAGACAGCGGTACATATACAGGAGTGGAAGGAGCGTTTTCCGGAGAAGTTCGTCACCCCGGAGCAGGCGTTCTCCCACATCCATCGGGGGGACCGGATCTTCGTCGGGACCGGGTGCGGAAAGCCGCAGTTTCTGGTCGAGGAGATGGTCCGCTACGTAAGAAAGCACCCGAAGGCGTTCTTCGACGCTGAGGTCCTCCACGTCTGGACCCTCGGGGTCGCCCCGTACATGCAAGAGGAGTTCAAGCGGAACTTCCGCCACAACGCGTTCTTCATCTCCGGAAATACGCGCGATGAGGTGAATCAGGGGCTCGCCGACTACACCGCGATCTTCCTCTCCCAGGTCCCGGATCTGTTCTATCGCCGCGTTGTCCCGATCGACGTCGCCCTTGTCCAGGTCTCGCCTCCCGACCGCTACGGCTACATGAGCCTTGGGATCAGCGTCGACATCGGTCGGGCCGCGGTCGACACCGCTGGGTGCGTCATCTGCCAGGTGAATTCACACATGCCGCGGGTGCACGGGGACAGCTTCGTCCACATAGACGATGTCGACTGCATCATTCCGCACGACGAGCCGCTCCTCGAGTACGAATCCGAGGTCCCGGACGAGATTGCCCATCGGATCGGAAAGTACGTTGCCCGGCTGGTGGAGGACGGCTCGACGATCCAGGTCGGCTACGGGAGGATCCCGAATGCCGTCCTCGCCAACCTGAGCGAGAAGGAGCATCTCGGGGTGCACACAGAGCTTCTGAGCGACGGGATCGTCGAGCTGATGAAGCGCGGGGTGATCGACAACTCCCGCAAGTCTCTCGATCGAAACAAGACGGTCGCCTCGTTCTCCATGGGACACCGCGAGACCTACGAATATCTCGCCGATAACCCGGCGGTCGAGTTCCGGCCGGTCCAATACACGAACGACCCGAAGATCATCGCCCAGCAGAAGCGGATGACCGCGATCAACACCGCTCTTTCCATCGACCTCACCGGCCAGGCGACGGCCGAGTCGATCGGGAGGATCTTCTACTCCGGGATCGGCGGACAGGCCGACTTCATGCGCGGGGCGGTCCTCGCTCCAAAAGGAAAATCGATCCTCGTCCTTGAATCGACGGCGAAGGGGGGCGAGGTCTCCCGGATCGTCCCCCTCCTCGCCGAGGGGACCGGGGTGACCCTCACCCGCGGGGACGTCCACTATGTCGTCACCGAGTACGGGATCGCCTACCTCCACGGAAAGAACGTGCGCGAGCGGGCGATGGAGCTGATCGGGATCGCCCATCCCAAGTTCCGGCCGTGGCTTCTGCGCGAGGCGAAGAAGCTGAACCTGATCTACAAGGATCAGGCGTACGTCCCGGGCGAGCGGGGCCAGTATCCGGAGGAGCTTGAGACCTACCGGACGACGAAGGCCGGGCTCGAGATCACCCTCCGGCCGGTGAAGCTGAGCGACGAGCCGCTCTTAAAGGACTTCTTCTACTCCCTCTCCGACCAGTCGATCTACAAACGGTTCATCTCCACCCGGACCGATATGCCGCACGAACGGCTGCAGGAGTTCGTCGTGATCGACTACACGCGCGAGATGGTGATTCTCGCCGTGATCGGCGAACCCGGTCAGGAGAAGGTGATCGGGGTCGGACAGTACGGGATCGACGAGACGACCCACACCGCTGAGGTGGCGCTCGTGGTGCGCGATGACTATCAGAACAAGGGCGTAGGGACGGAGCTCCTCAACTATCTGACCTACCTTGCCAAGCGCCAGGGGCTTCTTGGGTTCACCGCTGAGGTCCTGGTCGGAAATCAACCGATGCTGCACCTGTTCGAGAAGGCCGGATTCAAGATCGAGAAGCGGCGCGAGGCGGGTGTGTACGAGCTTAGGATGCTGTTTTAG
- a CDS encoding acetate--CoA ligase family protein — protein MNEKTDIKYLFEPRGVAVIGASENPEKIGYRIVENIVNSGYPGGIYPINPKGGEVLGHRIYRDLSEVEGEVDLAVIAIPAKFVLDAVKECGENGVKHLVIITSGFSEVGKRAEERALVETARKYGMRILGPNIFGIYSAKASLDATFGPGGILPGHVAIITQSGALGIAMIGKTAAESLGLSTLVSVGNKSDIDESDLLEYLADDENTTVILLYIEGVKGGERLLSILRRITRAKHVIVIKSGRSKRGAAAAASHTGSLAGADEVFDAVMRQVGVLRAESVQEAFDWARFLADSPLPKRKDAVIITNGGGIGVLATDACEKYGVSLYDDQEALKKAFSSVMPEFGSTKNPVDLTGQATAEDYEKAMDLALKNDQIGSAISLYCETALFDTEAFSQLLSETYARYRKEKPIVFSLFGGERIERAITKLRKSGIPVFPDVYEAVSCLGALYRSWEYARSPEETIEEVKIDYSTIEGALAAARAAGRTFLLAHEAEQVAAALGIPTPQAIVAPDLDAAVAAAERIGYPVVMKVVSKDIIHKSDAGGVALDLENQDEVIDAYQAIMRSCRAYNPKAVIQGVEVAEMVRPGVETIIGARQDPSFGPVVMFGLGGIYVEVMKDVSFRAAPLGKRTAHSMIGEIRSYPLLLGVRGEKRKDIDAIADVAVRLGALVHRMRDITDIEINPLVVYDHGEGVKAVDVRILLKGSPGGE, from the coding sequence ATGAACGAAAAAACCGATATCAAGTACCTATTCGAGCCGCGCGGGGTCGCGGTGATCGGTGCGTCGGAGAATCCGGAAAAGATCGGGTACCGGATCGTCGAGAACATCGTTAACTCCGGCTACCCGGGCGGGATCTACCCGATCAACCCCAAAGGCGGGGAGGTCCTCGGACACAGGATCTACCGCGATCTCTCCGAGGTCGAAGGAGAGGTCGACTTGGCGGTGATCGCGATCCCGGCCAAGTTCGTCCTCGATGCGGTGAAGGAGTGCGGTGAGAACGGGGTGAAGCACCTCGTGATCATCACCTCCGGGTTCTCCGAGGTCGGAAAACGGGCCGAGGAGCGGGCCCTGGTCGAGACAGCGCGCAAGTATGGAATGCGGATCCTCGGGCCGAACATCTTCGGGATCTACTCAGCGAAGGCGTCGCTCGACGCCACGTTCGGGCCGGGTGGGATCCTCCCCGGCCACGTGGCGATCATCACCCAGAGCGGGGCGCTCGGAATCGCGATGATCGGGAAGACCGCGGCCGAGTCGCTCGGCCTCTCCACCCTCGTCTCGGTCGGGAATAAGTCGGACATCGACGAGTCCGACCTCCTCGAGTACCTCGCCGACGATGAGAACACGACAGTCATCCTCCTCTACATCGAGGGGGTGAAGGGCGGAGAGCGGCTCCTCTCGATCCTCCGGCGGATCACGCGGGCCAAGCATGTGATCGTGATCAAGTCCGGCCGATCGAAGCGCGGGGCGGCGGCGGCCGCATCGCACACCGGATCGCTCGCCGGGGCGGACGAGGTCTTCGACGCTGTCATGCGGCAGGTCGGGGTCCTGCGGGCAGAGAGCGTACAGGAGGCATTCGACTGGGCGAGGTTCCTCGCCGACTCTCCTCTACCGAAGCGCAAGGACGCGGTGATCATCACCAACGGAGGCGGGATCGGCGTCCTTGCCACCGACGCATGTGAGAAGTACGGGGTCTCCCTGTACGACGATCAAGAGGCGCTGAAGAAGGCGTTCTCATCGGTGATGCCCGAGTTCGGCTCGACCAAGAACCCGGTCGATCTGACCGGTCAGGCGACAGCAGAGGATTACGAGAAGGCGATGGACCTTGCATTGAAGAACGATCAGATCGGTTCGGCGATATCCCTCTACTGCGAGACCGCCCTGTTCGACACCGAGGCGTTCTCGCAGCTCCTCTCCGAAACGTACGCGCGCTACCGGAAGGAGAAGCCGATCGTCTTCTCCCTGTTCGGCGGGGAGCGGATCGAGCGGGCGATCACGAAGCTGCGAAAGAGCGGGATCCCGGTCTTCCCCGACGTGTACGAGGCCGTATCCTGCCTTGGGGCCCTCTACCGCTCCTGGGAGTACGCCCGGAGCCCGGAGGAGACGATCGAGGAGGTCAAGATCGACTATTCCACGATCGAGGGGGCCCTCGCTGCCGCCCGCGCCGCCGGAAGGACGTTCCTCCTCGCCCATGAAGCGGAGCAGGTCGCAGCGGCTCTCGGGATCCCGACCCCGCAGGCGATCGTCGCGCCCGACCTCGATGCCGCGGTCGCGGCGGCCGAGCGGATCGGCTATCCGGTGGTGATGAAGGTCGTCTCCAAGGACATCATCCACAAGAGCGACGCCGGCGGGGTCGCCCTCGACCTCGAAAACCAAGACGAGGTGATCGACGCCTACCAGGCGATCATGCGAAGCTGCCGCGCCTACAACCCGAAGGCGGTGATTCAGGGGGTGGAGGTGGCGGAGATGGTGAGGCCCGGAGTGGAGACGATCATCGGCGCGCGCCAGGATCCCTCGTTCGGCCCGGTCGTGATGTTCGGCCTCGGCGGGATCTACGTCGAGGTGATGAAGGACGTCTCATTCCGTGCCGCTCCTTTAGGAAAACGGACAGCTCATTCGATGATCGGGGAGATCCGCTCCTACCCTCTCCTCCTCGGGGTGCGGGGGGAGAAGCGGAAGGACATCGACGCGATCGCCGACGTTGCGGTCAGGCTCGGCGCGCTCGTGCACCGGATGAGGGATATAACCGACATCGAGATCAACCCACTCGTCGTCTACGACCACGGGGAAGGGGTAAAAGCGGTCGACGTGAGAATTCTGCTGAAGGGAAGCCCAGGGGGTGAGTGA
- a CDS encoding AAA family ATPase, translated as MNSYIIASTRKDAGKTSLLVGIARATGKKFGYLKPLGDRFLYRKKRLWDYDAALLVKLFGLDEEPEAVSIGFDHSKLRYMYDQDSITAKLNELIEMVGKDKDALYIECGKGLAFGASVYLDPLTISKATGLKVVIVAGGEEDEIADDLAFLKRFISAEEAHVGGVIINKVKKPDDFKETHLEEIEQLGIPVFGIVPYEPELTTLSVSTVADKLFARVIAGEGGLNRTIRNVLVGAMSVGSVLANPLFNKPDKLIITPGDRSDMILAALDAGGTSCILLTNNIVPPANVITRATEQGVPILLVPHDTYTTAMQVDRIEPLLTPEDTDKVALLTRLVIDNIDLNALGAL; from the coding sequence ATGAACTCATACATCATCGCATCGACGCGGAAGGACGCGGGGAAGACGAGCCTGCTCGTTGGGATCGCCCGCGCGACGGGGAAGAAATTCGGCTACTTGAAGCCGCTCGGGGATCGGTTCCTCTACCGGAAGAAGAGGCTGTGGGACTACGACGCCGCACTTCTTGTTAAACTGTTCGGTCTGGACGAGGAGCCGGAGGCGGTATCGATCGGGTTTGATCACTCCAAGCTCCGCTATATGTACGACCAGGACTCGATCACCGCCAAGCTGAACGAGCTGATCGAGATGGTCGGGAAGGACAAGGACGCCCTGTACATCGAATGCGGAAAAGGACTTGCGTTCGGGGCATCGGTCTACCTCGACCCGCTCACCATCTCCAAGGCGACCGGACTGAAGGTCGTGATCGTCGCCGGGGGGGAGGAGGACGAGATCGCCGACGACCTCGCGTTCCTCAAGCGGTTTATCAGCGCCGAGGAGGCGCACGTCGGCGGGGTGATCATCAACAAGGTGAAGAAGCCGGATGACTTCAAGGAGACTCATCTTGAAGAAATCGAACAGCTCGGGATCCCGGTGTTCGGGATCGTTCCCTACGAGCCGGAGCTTACGACCCTGTCGGTCAGCACGGTGGCGGATAAGCTGTTCGCGCGGGTGATCGCTGGTGAAGGCGGCCTTAACCGTACGATTCGCAACGTCCTCGTCGGCGCGATGTCAGTCGGATCGGTACTGGCGAACCCGTTGTTCAACAAGCCGGACAAGCTGATCATCACCCCGGGCGATCGGAGCGACATGATCCTCGCTGCCCTCGACGCGGGCGGGACCTCCTGCATCCTGCTGACGAACAACATCGTTCCGCCGGCGAACGTGATCACCCGCGCCACCGAGCAGGGAGTTCCGATCCTCCTCGTCCCGCACGACACCTACACGACGGCGATGCAGGTCGATCGGATCGAACCGCTCCTCACCCCGGAGGATACGGACAAGGTCGCGCTCCTCACCCGGCTTGTCATCGACAACATCGATCTGAACGCCCTGGGAGCACTGTGA
- a CDS encoding Mut7-C ubiquitin/RNAse domain-containing protein, translating to MHAAIFRFYAELNDFLPPGLRRRAIIYRFYGSPAVKDAIEALGIPHVEVDLILANGRSVGFDYRLQPGDRIAVYPVFESLDITPLVRLQDRPLRDPRFIADVHLGKLVRLLRLLGFDTVQFGRGKDAALVEAALSDHRIILTRDRDLLKRGQVTHGYWVRSTDSVEQAREVVNRFDLRTQVRLFTRCPRCNGLLTSVEKGYVLDRIPPKTATWLDEYFICQDCGKLYWRGTHYPRLRETIARILHPPC from the coding sequence GTGCATGCGGCGATCTTCCGGTTTTACGCGGAGCTGAATGATTTTCTCCCCCCTGGGCTCCGGCGGCGCGCGATCATCTATCGCTTCTACGGCTCCCCGGCGGTGAAGGACGCGATCGAGGCTCTCGGGATCCCGCATGTCGAGGTCGACCTCATCCTGGCAAACGGTCGCTCTGTCGGATTTGACTACCGGTTGCAACCAGGGGATCGGATCGCAGTCTACCCGGTCTTCGAGTCACTTGACATCACCCCGCTCGTCCGCCTGCAAGACCGGCCGCTGCGCGATCCCCGGTTTATCGCGGATGTCCATTTAGGGAAGCTCGTTCGACTCCTTCGTCTCCTCGGGTTCGATACAGTGCAGTTCGGCAGAGGGAAGGATGCCGCCCTTGTAGAGGCGGCTCTGTCGGACCATAGGATCATCCTCACCCGCGATCGGGATCTGCTGAAGCGGGGTCAGGTTACGCACGGGTACTGGGTCAGGTCGACCGACTCGGTTGAACAGGCGCGAGAGGTGGTGAACCGGTTCGACCTTCGCACACAGGTGCGGCTGTTCACCCGTTGTCCCAGATGCAACGGCCTCCTCACTTCGGTGGAGAAGGGATACGTTCTTGACCGCATCCCGCCCAAGACCGCGACTTGGTTGGATGAGTACTTCATCTGTCAGGACTGCGGCAAGCTCTACTGGCGCGGCACTCACTATCCGCGGCTCAGGGAAACGATCGCGCGGATACTTCATCCCCCTTGCTGA
- a CDS encoding type II toxin-antitoxin system VapC family toxin gives MSDLFLDVNIPMYAGGKPHRYKDACVWVMREIVEGRLKVVTDTEAIQEVLYRYGAIGHLDTGVTMANALLELVPVIHPVDVEDMRLATELFRRYRPKGVTPRDAIHAAVMMNRGVKEIISTDSHFDLIEGITRLDPESLFRKKGEN, from the coding sequence GTGAGTGATCTCTTTCTGGACGTGAATATCCCTATGTATGCTGGTGGCAAGCCACATCGATACAAGGACGCCTGCGTCTGGGTGATGCGCGAGATAGTGGAAGGGCGGCTTAAGGTTGTCACCGATACGGAAGCTATTCAAGAGGTTCTCTATCGCTATGGAGCGATCGGCCATTTGGACACCGGTGTGACAATGGCTAATGCTCTCTTGGAGCTTGTGCCCGTGATTCATCCCGTTGATGTAGAAGATATGCGGCTTGCTACCGAACTCTTTCGAAGATATAGGCCGAAGGGTGTTACTCCTCGAGACGCCATTCACGCGGCGGTGATGATGAATAGAGGGGTAAAGGAGATAATTTCAACGGATTCTCATTTTGACTTGATTGAGGGGATCACCCGTCTCGATCCAGAATCCCTCTTCCGGAAGAAGGGGGAGAATTAG
- a CDS encoding sugar ABC transporter substrate-binding protein has protein sequence MRINLGKLVAVLVLAGMLVAGVAAFAAEKTYTIYVVVHGGIADPFWKVCEKGAKDAGALYPDLKVIYTGPAAFNLEEFMADINAAIASKPDALVCTLTAPEAMDEVLRPAIAGGLPVVAINAPDLRPVDQRIPVLTYVGEDSYFIGVTAATETLKRFTPKRAIYLNHHPGARNIEERGAGYVDTMKAHGVTAEQVNITEDPIKGAEIVAAYVKAHPDTDAIFCGNTQRTETVIPRLEAEGLTVGKDIKIAQMDISPKILDYIKEGKVMFTMDQQQYLQGYLGVLFAYLHVKFGFTPPPAPVSTGPAVITAEDIPQLMELVEEQYR, from the coding sequence ATGAGAATCAACCTAGGCAAGTTGGTGGCGGTGTTGGTACTAGCAGGGATGTTGGTCGCGGGCGTAGCAGCATTTGCTGCGGAGAAGACTTATACTATCTATGTTGTGGTTCACGGCGGTATCGCCGATCCGTTCTGGAAGGTATGTGAAAAAGGAGCCAAGGACGCAGGAGCACTTTACCCTGATCTAAAGGTCATATATACGGGCCCGGCCGCGTTCAATCTGGAAGAGTTCATGGCGGATATCAATGCAGCGATAGCAAGTAAGCCCGATGCGCTTGTCTGCACCCTCACCGCGCCCGAGGCGATGGACGAGGTTCTCCGCCCCGCGATTGCTGGAGGGCTCCCGGTGGTGGCGATCAACGCCCCGGACCTTCGACCTGTTGATCAGCGGATTCCGGTCCTTACCTACGTCGGTGAGGACTCTTACTTCATCGGGGTCACGGCGGCCACCGAGACCCTGAAGCGGTTCACTCCGAAGCGCGCCATCTACCTGAACCACCATCCGGGAGCGCGCAACATCGAGGAGCGAGGAGCCGGCTACGTTGACACAATGAAGGCCCATGGCGTGACAGCAGAACAAGTTAACATCACCGAGGACCCGATCAAGGGAGCGGAGATCGTAGCCGCCTATGTCAAAGCGCATCCCGACACGGATGCGATCTTCTGCGGAAACACTCAGCGAACTGAGACCGTTATCCCACGCCTGGAAGCGGAGGGACTCACCGTTGGGAAGGATATCAAGATCGCCCAGATGGATATATCACCGAAAATCCTCGATTACATTAAAGAGGGAAAGGTGATGTTCACCATGGACCAGCAGCAGTATCTCCAGGGGTATTTGGGTGTGTTGTTCGCTTATCTCCACGTGAAGTTCGGGTTCACTCCACCCCCTGCTCCGGTCTCTACTGGTCCGGCCGTCATCACAGCTGAAGACATACCGCAGCTGATGGAGTTGGTCGAGGAACAATACCGTTAA